A window from Methylococcus mesophilus encodes these proteins:
- a CDS encoding cytochrome P450 — MNSPQSNKPPVKPGGLPLLGHILEFGKNPHAFMMALRREFGDVAEFRMFHQHMVLLTGSRASEAFYRAPDEVLDQGPAYKIMTPIFGRGVVFDARIERKNQQLQMLMPALRDKPMRTYSEIIVAEVEAMIRDWQEAGTIDLLELTKELTIYTSSHCLLGSEFRHELNAEFAEIYRDLEMGIQPIAYVFPNLPLPVFKRRDQARIRLQELVTQIMERRARSQERSTNVFQMLIDASYDDGSKLTPHEITGMLIATIFAGHHTSSGTTAWVLIELLRRPEYLRRVRAEIDALFETYGRVTFESLRQMPQLENVIKEVLRLHPPLILLMRKVMKDFEVQGKLIEAGKFVCAAPSVTHRIPELFPNPELFDPDRYTPERAEDKDLYGWQAFGGGRHKCSGNAFAMFQIKAIVCVLLRNYEFELAAAPETYQDDYKKMVVEPASPCMIRYRRRNAPAAVDTKASAGEAPAEIIRGAFQVAVDWDLCKGHGNCMAEAPEIFRVDEDGRLTLLSETPDPALAEKAQAAEKFCPTRAIKILPLDS, encoded by the coding sequence ATGAACTCCCCTCAGTCGAACAAACCGCCGGTCAAACCGGGCGGCCTGCCCCTGCTGGGCCATATCCTGGAATTCGGCAAGAACCCGCATGCCTTCATGATGGCCTTGCGGCGGGAGTTCGGCGACGTCGCCGAGTTCCGGATGTTCCATCAGCACATGGTGCTGCTGACCGGCAGCCGGGCCAGCGAAGCCTTTTATCGTGCCCCGGACGAGGTCCTCGACCAGGGTCCGGCCTACAAGATCATGACGCCGATCTTCGGCCGCGGCGTGGTGTTCGACGCCCGCATCGAGCGTAAGAACCAGCAGTTGCAGATGCTGATGCCGGCGCTGCGCGACAAGCCGATGCGCACCTACTCCGAGATCATCGTCGCCGAAGTCGAGGCCATGATCCGGGACTGGCAGGAGGCCGGCACCATCGACCTGCTGGAGCTCACCAAGGAGCTCACGATCTACACCTCCAGCCATTGCCTGCTGGGCTCGGAATTCCGCCACGAGCTGAACGCCGAATTCGCCGAGATCTACCGCGATCTGGAAATGGGCATCCAGCCGATCGCCTACGTCTTTCCCAACCTGCCGCTGCCTGTCTTCAAGCGGCGCGACCAGGCGCGGATAAGGTTGCAGGAACTGGTGACCCAGATCATGGAGCGGCGCGCCCGGTCGCAGGAACGCAGCACCAATGTGTTCCAGATGCTGATCGACGCCAGCTACGACGACGGCAGCAAGCTGACGCCCCACGAAATCACCGGGATGCTGATCGCCACCATCTTCGCCGGCCACCATACCAGTTCGGGCACCACCGCCTGGGTGCTGATAGAGCTGCTGCGGCGTCCGGAATACCTGCGGCGGGTGCGGGCGGAGATCGACGCCCTGTTCGAGACCTACGGCCGGGTGACTTTCGAATCGCTCCGGCAGATGCCGCAGCTGGAGAACGTCATCAAGGAAGTGCTGCGGCTGCATCCGCCGCTCATCCTGCTGATGCGCAAGGTGATGAAGGATTTCGAGGTCCAGGGCAAGCTCATCGAGGCCGGCAAGTTCGTCTGCGCCGCGCCTTCGGTCACCCACCGGATTCCCGAGCTGTTCCCCAATCCCGAACTGTTCGATCCCGACCGCTACACCCCGGAACGGGCCGAGGACAAGGACCTGTACGGCTGGCAGGCCTTCGGCGGCGGCCGCCACAAGTGTTCGGGCAACGCCTTCGCGATGTTCCAGATCAAAGCCATCGTCTGCGTCCTGCTGCGCAACTACGAATTCGAGCTGGCGGCGGCGCCCGAAACCTACCAGGACGACTACAAGAAGATGGTGGTCGAGCCGGCCTCGCCCTGCATGATCCGCTACCGCAGGCGCAATGCGCCGGCTGCCGTGGATACGAAGGCGAGTGCCGGCGAGGCGCCTGCCGAAATCATCCGCGGCGCTTTCCAGGTGGCCGTCGACTGGGATCTGTGCAAGGGCCACGGCAATTGCATGGCCGAGGCGCCGGAAATTTTCCGGGTCGACGAAGACGGACGGCTGACCCTGCTCAGCGAAACGCCCGATCCCGCCCTGGCCGAGAAAGCCCAGGCCGCGGAAAAATTCTGCCCGACCCGGGCGATCAAGATCCTGCCCCTAGACAGTTAA
- the thiO gene encoding glycine oxidase ThiO yields the protein MTDVIVVGGGISGLLAARELAGAGLSVTILDKGPAGRESSWAGGGILSPLYPWRMPEAVTALCAWSQQRYPALAAELLEATGLDPEWRQSGLLMLDPEDAVLADAWCEAHGVRGEWIEPGALRSLEPRLAPVSAPAIRLPEVAQVRNPRLLHAVLADVRRIGIAVEEDAAVTALETRNGKVVRALTGRGAFEAETYLVTAGAWSAEVLRKLIPDLPVAPVKGQMLALRAPAGLVGHIVLAEDRYLIPRQDGVLLCGSTVEHRQFDKVPDAEGRRILLEFARRQVPALVDADVIGHWAGLRPGSPEGIPFIGAVPSAANLYVSCGHFRNGLTMAPASARLVADLILGRPPIVPAEPYGVSRRG from the coding sequence GTGACCGATGTGATCGTCGTCGGAGGCGGAATCAGCGGCCTGCTGGCGGCGCGCGAACTGGCCGGGGCCGGCTTGTCGGTCACGATTCTGGACAAAGGGCCTGCCGGGCGCGAGTCCTCGTGGGCGGGGGGCGGCATTCTGTCGCCGCTGTACCCCTGGCGCATGCCGGAAGCGGTCACCGCACTGTGTGCCTGGAGCCAGCAGCGTTATCCCGCCCTGGCCGCGGAGTTGCTGGAGGCGACCGGCCTGGATCCCGAATGGCGGCAAAGCGGGCTGTTGATGCTGGATCCGGAAGATGCCGTCCTTGCCGATGCGTGGTGCGAGGCGCACGGCGTGCGTGGCGAGTGGATCGAGCCCGGCGCCTTGCGATCGCTGGAGCCTCGGCTGGCGCCGGTTTCCGCGCCGGCGATTCGCCTGCCCGAGGTCGCCCAAGTGCGCAACCCCCGCCTGTTGCACGCAGTACTGGCGGATGTTCGCCGGATCGGCATTGCCGTGGAGGAGGACGCCGCGGTGACCGCGCTGGAAACGCGGAACGGAAAGGTCGTGCGGGCGCTGACCGGGCGGGGGGCATTCGAGGCGGAAACCTACCTCGTCACCGCCGGCGCCTGGTCCGCTGAAGTGTTGCGGAAACTGATTCCGGATCTGCCGGTCGCTCCGGTCAAGGGACAGATGCTGGCGCTCCGGGCGCCCGCCGGACTGGTCGGTCACATCGTGCTGGCGGAAGATCGTTACCTCATCCCGCGCCAGGATGGCGTCTTGCTCTGCGGCAGCACCGTGGAGCATCGCCAGTTCGACAAGGTTCCGGATGCCGAAGGGCGGCGGATCCTGCTGGAGTTCGCCCGCCGCCAAGTGCCGGCGCTGGTGGATGCGGATGTCATCGGCCATTGGGCCGGTCTGCGGCCGGGATCGCCGGAAGGCATACCCTTTATCGGGGCGGTTCCCTCGGCCGCGAATCTGTATGTGAGCTGCGGCCATTTCCGCAACGGCCTGACCATGGCTCCCGCCTCGGCCCGGCTCGTGGCCGACCTGATTCTCGGGCGTCCGCCGATCGTTCCCGCTGAACCGTACGGCGTCTCGCGCCGCGGGTGA
- a CDS encoding glycosyltransferase family 9 protein: MTERPASILIVRLGAIGDIVFASALIPVLRQAFPDARLVWLADEAYKDLLIHNPRLDRVATWPRARWAKLRKEGHYGVLLKEFRVLVRSLREERFDWVLDLQGLMKSGIWAALAGGKTRIGLGSREGSQFLMTKRIDRRTESNAIGNDYLKLAVELGLDTEAFAMDFVPGAEAETEAGTILEALGIEGPYVAIFPFTTRPQKHWIDGNWSAMADEISTRYGWPVVMLGGPDDTERAAGIQRRCGSGLKNLAGKTGLAISGALIRRSALGIGVDTGLTHMSIALGRPTLALFGSTAPYLETGREDAMVLYEALPCSPCERRPTCAGAFTCMAQLTVEKTLTAVDALLKRNWLVKPAPVPSAARVS; encoded by the coding sequence GTGACGGAGCGCCCTGCATCCATCCTGATCGTCCGGCTGGGCGCGATAGGCGACATCGTGTTCGCCTCCGCGCTGATCCCGGTGTTGCGGCAGGCCTTTCCCGACGCACGGCTGGTCTGGCTGGCCGATGAGGCCTACAAGGACCTGCTGATCCACAACCCGCGGCTGGACCGGGTTGCGACCTGGCCGCGCGCACGCTGGGCCAAGTTACGCAAAGAAGGGCATTACGGCGTCCTGCTGAAGGAGTTCCGTGTACTGGTACGGAGCCTGCGGGAAGAACGCTTCGACTGGGTCCTGGACCTGCAAGGGCTCATGAAGAGTGGCATATGGGCGGCGCTGGCCGGAGGCAAAACCCGCATCGGCCTCGGCTCGCGCGAAGGCAGCCAATTCCTGATGACGAAGCGCATCGACCGCCGCACCGAGTCGAACGCGATCGGCAACGACTACCTCAAGCTGGCCGTCGAACTCGGACTCGATACCGAGGCTTTCGCCATGGATTTCGTGCCGGGGGCCGAGGCCGAGACGGAAGCCGGAACGATCCTGGAAGCGCTCGGCATCGAGGGACCTTACGTTGCGATCTTCCCCTTCACCACCCGCCCGCAGAAGCATTGGATCGATGGGAACTGGTCGGCTATGGCCGACGAGATCAGCACCCGTTACGGCTGGCCCGTCGTCATGCTGGGCGGGCCAGACGACACCGAACGGGCCGCTGGAATTCAGCGCCGCTGCGGCTCGGGCCTGAAGAACCTCGCCGGGAAAACCGGCTTGGCCATCAGCGGCGCATTGATCCGGCGCTCGGCCCTCGGCATCGGCGTGGATACCGGCCTGACCCACATGAGCATCGCCCTCGGACGCCCGACCCTCGCCCTGTTCGGCTCCACCGCCCCCTATCTGGAAACCGGACGGGAGGACGCAATGGTGCTGTATGAGGCCCTGCCCTGCTCACCCTGCGAGCGCCGCCCCACCTGCGCCGGCGCCTTCACCTGCATGGCGCAGCTCACGGTCGAGAAGACCTTGACTGCCGTCGATGCCCTCCTGAAACGGAACTGGCTGGTCAAACCAGCACCCGTCCCGTCAGCCGCTCGAGTATCCTGA
- a CDS encoding TolC family protein, translating to MNPVLPMIFLNGLLGILFAIASASARGEEDAMAEPSGLLPFDARVSLHSVVQTTFENYPQTAMVDAMRQETSALQQRSDSWIPGYPMVYVQNNQNVAGDGEGMTQWGYQFPIWRWGQRDASRAVTDRAAESTEQFGRGLRHEVAGLVRESLWNLKMTQNRHEFARTVYEVSLRLVETVNRRVELGDLAQADLLLAQSDSLEKKTALTQASVDLQHAHQAFANLSRMQAAPEKFDEDLSKLTAISEEHPQLAALNAMIERAQADVEFVRQWKQGTQPTVLVGAQHRAFNDKNVQNDTNVVLQVPIGGDAYNEPFVAQANLALTQKITERDNLIRLLQRALKQAQQTLDADRKALDIARSRREMAETLIRMNRIALETGEIQLIDFLKVQTTAQAAIWDAMQKEIQLKRDIAAYNQVVGVTP from the coding sequence ATGAATCCGGTACTGCCGATGATTTTCCTCAATGGGCTCCTCGGAATCCTTTTCGCGATCGCCTCCGCTTCGGCCCGGGGCGAGGAGGACGCCATGGCCGAACCTTCCGGCCTGCTGCCGTTCGACGCGCGGGTCAGCCTCCATAGTGTGGTGCAGACCACGTTCGAAAACTATCCGCAAACGGCGATGGTCGACGCCATGCGCCAGGAAACCAGCGCCCTGCAGCAACGCAGCGACAGCTGGATTCCCGGCTACCCCATGGTCTACGTCCAGAACAACCAGAATGTCGCGGGCGACGGCGAAGGCATGACACAGTGGGGCTACCAGTTCCCCATCTGGCGCTGGGGGCAGCGGGATGCGAGCCGGGCGGTCACCGACCGGGCGGCCGAAAGCACCGAACAATTCGGCCGGGGCCTCAGACACGAGGTCGCCGGTCTGGTCCGGGAGAGCTTGTGGAACCTCAAAATGACGCAGAACCGTCATGAGTTCGCCAGGACAGTGTATGAGGTGTCGCTGAGGCTGGTCGAAACGGTCAACAGGCGCGTCGAGCTCGGCGATCTCGCCCAGGCCGACCTGCTTCTGGCGCAGAGCGACTCACTGGAAAAGAAAACCGCCCTCACCCAGGCCTCCGTCGACCTGCAGCATGCGCATCAAGCTTTCGCGAACCTGAGCCGAATGCAGGCGGCACCGGAAAAGTTCGATGAAGACCTTTCCAAGCTGACAGCCATCAGCGAGGAACACCCCCAGTTGGCCGCCCTGAACGCCATGATCGAGCGGGCTCAGGCCGACGTGGAGTTCGTCCGGCAGTGGAAGCAGGGCACCCAGCCCACGGTCCTGGTCGGCGCCCAGCATCGTGCCTTCAACGACAAGAATGTGCAGAACGACACCAACGTAGTCCTCCAGGTACCGATCGGTGGCGACGCCTATAACGAACCTTTCGTCGCCCAGGCGAATCTGGCACTGACCCAGAAGATCACAGAGCGCGACAATCTCATCCGCCTGCTCCAGCGTGCGCTCAAGCAGGCCCAGCAAACCCTGGATGCAGACCGCAAGGCCCTAGACATCGCCAGGAGCCGGCGCGAAATGGCCGAGACCCTGATCCGGATGAACCGGATCGCGCTTGAAACCGGCGAAATCCAGCTGATCGATTTTCTGAAGGTGCAGACCACCGCACAGGCGGCCATCTGGGATGCCATGCAGAAGGAAATCCAGCTGAAACGGGACATCGCCGCTTACAACCAGGTCGTAGGGGTGACGCCATGA
- a CDS encoding sulfotransferase family 2 domain-containing protein: MLLSLRYNFLFVHIAKTGGTSVRDSLWRYKWTDPARIPQFLCSKLSGLTGHEIGAKFPRHAKAIAAMEMLPRELYQKLFKFAFVRNPWDLQVSSFHHIRRERPDLLEGIDGFEEFLRWKLDPERLPQYHADMSIELQSDYLIDLRGNLIVDFVGRYERLAEDFEEACRRIGIACPKLLHSRKAQDRSKDYRRYYSDATAELIEAHYRPDVERFGYCFDEPFL; the protein is encoded by the coding sequence ATGTTGCTCTCGCTCCGCTACAACTTCCTCTTCGTCCATATCGCCAAAACCGGCGGCACCAGCGTGCGCGACTCGCTGTGGCGCTACAAATGGACCGATCCGGCGCGGATTCCGCAATTCCTGTGCAGCAAGCTCAGCGGGCTCACCGGCCACGAGATCGGCGCCAAGTTTCCGCGCCACGCCAAAGCCATCGCCGCCATGGAGATGCTGCCGCGCGAGCTGTACCAGAAGCTGTTCAAGTTCGCCTTCGTGCGCAACCCCTGGGATTTGCAGGTCAGCTCCTTTCACCACATCCGGCGCGAGCGCCCCGACCTGCTCGAAGGCATCGACGGCTTCGAGGAATTCCTGCGCTGGAAGCTCGACCCCGAGCGTCTGCCGCAGTACCACGCGGACATGTCGATCGAGCTGCAGAGCGACTACCTGATCGACCTGCGCGGCAACCTCATCGTCGACTTCGTCGGCCGCTACGAGCGCCTCGCCGAGGATTTCGAAGAAGCCTGCCGGCGCATCGGCATCGCCTGCCCCAAGCTGCTGCACAGCCGCAAGGCCCAGGACCGCAGCAAGGACTACCGGCGCTATTACAGCGACGCCACCGCCGAACTGATCGAAGCGCACTACCGTCCGGACGTCGAACGCTTCGGCTACTGCTTCGACGAGCCGTTTCTGTGA
- a CDS encoding Kdo hydroxylase family protein: protein MSRIFEFGTADWDASFSAEKRGDALNEIEQGKVLYFPKLGFGIEENEKAFLSPQAVAKSKNVSFDAASGDLHGTGPAVADVEALRGMMARFAGRAAGLVARLLPEYGAALVQGRTSFRPVEAAGRASSWRKDDTRLHVDAFPSSPVQGRRLLRVFSNVNPEGRPRCWRLGEAFEPMAKRFLPSIPAPFPGSGPLLQFFGLTKSRRSAYDHYMLQLHDKMKADMAYQAEVDQVPFDFPPSTTWMVFTDQASHAVMSGQYLLEQTFYLPVEAMRDPDQSPLRILERLTGRVLV, encoded by the coding sequence ATGAGCAGAATATTCGAGTTCGGCACCGCCGACTGGGATGCGTCTTTTTCAGCGGAGAAGCGTGGCGACGCGCTGAACGAAATCGAGCAGGGCAAGGTCCTGTACTTCCCGAAACTCGGGTTCGGAATCGAGGAGAACGAAAAGGCCTTTCTGTCGCCGCAGGCGGTGGCCAAGAGCAAGAACGTCAGCTTCGATGCGGCCAGCGGCGACCTGCACGGGACCGGCCCGGCGGTGGCCGACGTGGAAGCGCTGCGGGGCATGATGGCGAGGTTCGCAGGCCGGGCCGCGGGCCTGGTGGCGAGGCTGCTGCCGGAATACGGTGCCGCACTGGTGCAGGGCCGCACCAGCTTCCGGCCGGTGGAAGCCGCCGGACGCGCGAGTTCCTGGCGCAAGGACGACACCCGGCTGCATGTAGACGCCTTTCCGTCGTCCCCCGTGCAGGGGAGAAGGCTCCTGCGCGTATTCAGCAACGTGAACCCGGAAGGCCGTCCCCGCTGCTGGCGGCTGGGCGAGGCGTTCGAACCCATGGCCAAGCGTTTCCTGCCTTCCATCCCGGCGCCGTTTCCGGGCAGCGGCCCATTGCTGCAGTTCTTCGGCCTAACCAAGAGCCGGCGCAGCGCCTACGATCACTACATGCTGCAGTTGCACGACAAGATGAAGGCCGACATGGCTTATCAGGCCGAAGTGGATCAGGTGCCTTTCGACTTCCCGCCATCCACCACCTGGATGGTATTCACCGATCAGGCCTCGCACGCGGTGATGTCCGGCCAGTACCTGCTGGAACAGACCTTCTACTTGCCGGTCGAGGCCATGCGGGATCCCGACCAATCGCCGCTCAGGATACTCGAGCGGCTGACGGGACGGGTGCTGGTTTGA
- a CDS encoding UPF0182 family protein produces MKPITPEHAPAARVPSPCKPIHTSNTTPNEDDMGNWKRLLISAAVVIAVLAGLLLALILAATHFLVDWWWFRSLDLGAYFWLRFLYRYILSGGVTLFFFLIFFLNFWAASQHLGVDQAIYAAGSEESRYRRWLRMFQTGALPVYLPLSVFLAVLVALPFYHEWEAGLLFFFAPDAGVTEPVFGEDAGFHMFRIPILVLIQSELLVCVGILAVMVAALYWVEHEFSPAHRRPWPRGARIHLNLLVVLVAVVAAWGYLLQRDELLYVDVHEPVFFGPGLIELRYHLPLIWVEIVSLIVGVVAALSFVQRHRGLKLALACALVWISAAGLRKIDMVPQLIDRFVVKPNPVKTEREYIKYNIEATLAAFDLDEIRTIDITAVPEGSETIDPHVREHLHNIPVWDPEYLDDVYQQLQGIRPYYSFTEVDTARYLVNGQIEQVNLAAREINLAKLPEEARNWENIHLRYTHGYGAVITPAAQSGDQPMQWWLRDLNMHSDVGLTTDKPDVYFGLENLDYAIVPNRLNIVDIASFDQGSSQNYSGSGGVPISSLLRRLLLSIYFRDERLFFSLNITESSQALFRRNIIERINTVTPFLALDRDPYIVVTPQRIFWVVDAYTTLDSYPVSKRTRYKFRGDTEEREFNYIRNSVKIVVDAFDGSLDYYVVDHDDPVLKGYIKAYPGLFQDASAMSPLIREQLRFPHDFFEIQMRMYAKYHQTQPELFYQQAETWDFAKVGVRLRDGRTVMRTVAPYYFTTQLDGCENMQNFVLINPMTPIGRNNMSVLAIGGALRPEACGVPYSKSIVLYKYSKDVQVDGPAQVSAMIDQDAEIAKEFALWDQKGSHLTRGRIIIVPIGRSLLYVQPVYIESTSSVKIPELARVILSMGDIVVMETSLEAALNKLEQRLIALQKARGIAPVPSRREEPGMHPM; encoded by the coding sequence ATGAAGCCGATCACGCCGGAGCATGCGCCTGCCGCCCGCGTTCCATCCCCCTGCAAGCCCATCCATACGAGTAATACGACGCCGAACGAGGACGATATGGGAAACTGGAAACGACTGCTGATTTCCGCAGCCGTGGTCATAGCGGTTCTGGCTGGCCTGTTGCTCGCGCTCATACTCGCGGCGACGCATTTCCTGGTCGACTGGTGGTGGTTCAGGTCGCTGGACCTTGGGGCCTATTTCTGGCTGCGCTTCCTTTACCGGTACATTCTGTCCGGCGGTGTGACCCTGTTCTTCTTCCTGATCTTCTTCCTGAATTTCTGGGCCGCCTCTCAGCATCTGGGAGTCGACCAGGCGATTTACGCCGCCGGATCAGAGGAGTCGCGTTACCGGCGCTGGCTGCGGATGTTCCAGACCGGCGCATTGCCGGTCTATCTGCCCTTGTCGGTGTTCCTGGCGGTGCTGGTCGCGTTGCCGTTCTACCATGAGTGGGAAGCCGGCCTCCTGTTCTTTTTCGCGCCCGACGCCGGCGTCACCGAGCCCGTGTTCGGGGAGGACGCCGGCTTCCATATGTTCCGGATTCCGATTCTGGTCCTGATCCAGTCGGAATTGCTGGTGTGTGTCGGCATTCTGGCGGTCATGGTGGCGGCGCTCTACTGGGTGGAGCACGAGTTTTCGCCGGCCCACCGGCGGCCATGGCCCCGGGGCGCCCGCATCCATTTGAACCTGCTGGTGGTGCTGGTCGCCGTCGTCGCAGCCTGGGGATATCTGCTGCAGCGGGACGAACTGCTTTATGTGGACGTCCACGAGCCCGTATTTTTCGGTCCGGGCCTGATCGAACTCCGTTACCATCTGCCGCTGATCTGGGTCGAGATCGTCTCTCTGATCGTCGGCGTCGTTGCCGCGCTGTCGTTCGTGCAGCGTCACCGGGGTCTCAAACTGGCGCTCGCCTGCGCGCTGGTCTGGATTTCCGCCGCGGGGCTGCGCAAGATCGATATGGTCCCGCAACTGATCGACCGCTTCGTGGTCAAGCCGAATCCGGTGAAAACCGAGCGCGAGTACATCAAGTACAACATCGAGGCGACGCTGGCAGCCTTCGATCTCGACGAAATCCGGACCATCGATATCACCGCGGTACCCGAGGGTTCCGAAACCATCGATCCGCACGTGCGCGAGCACTTGCACAACATCCCTGTGTGGGATCCGGAATATCTGGATGACGTGTACCAGCAGCTTCAGGGTATCCGGCCCTACTACAGCTTCACCGAGGTCGACACGGCGCGCTATCTGGTCAACGGCCAGATCGAGCAGGTCAACCTGGCGGCCCGTGAAATCAATCTCGCCAAGCTGCCGGAGGAGGCCCGGAACTGGGAGAACATCCATCTGCGCTATACCCACGGCTACGGTGCAGTGATCACCCCGGCAGCGCAGTCGGGCGACCAGCCGATGCAATGGTGGCTGAGGGATCTGAACATGCATTCGGACGTCGGTTTGACCACAGATAAGCCTGACGTCTATTTCGGCCTGGAAAATCTGGATTACGCGATCGTGCCCAATCGGCTCAACATCGTCGACATTGCCAGCTTTGACCAGGGGTCCAGCCAGAACTATTCGGGCAGCGGCGGCGTTCCGATCTCCTCGCTGCTGCGGCGGCTGCTTCTATCCATCTATTTCCGCGACGAGCGGCTGTTTTTTTCGCTCAACATCACCGAAAGCAGCCAGGCGCTGTTCCGCCGCAACATCATCGAACGGATCAACACGGTCACGCCGTTCCTGGCGTTGGACCGCGATCCGTATATCGTGGTGACTCCGCAGCGGATTTTCTGGGTCGTCGACGCCTACACGACGCTGGATTCCTACCCGGTGTCCAAGCGCACGCGTTACAAGTTCCGCGGCGACACCGAGGAGCGCGAGTTCAATTACATTCGCAACTCGGTCAAGATCGTGGTCGACGCCTTCGACGGCTCGCTGGATTACTACGTGGTGGACCACGATGACCCCGTCCTCAAGGGATACATCAAGGCCTATCCCGGGCTGTTCCAGGATGCCAGCGCCATGTCTCCGCTGATTCGGGAGCAATTGCGTTTTCCGCATGACTTCTTCGAGATTCAGATGCGGATGTACGCGAAATACCACCAGACTCAGCCGGAGCTGTTCTACCAGCAGGCGGAAACCTGGGATTTCGCCAAGGTCGGCGTGAGGCTCCGCGATGGCCGGACGGTGATGCGAACCGTGGCGCCCTATTACTTTACGACCCAGCTCGACGGCTGCGAAAACATGCAGAACTTCGTGCTGATCAACCCGATGACGCCGATCGGGCGCAACAACATGAGCGTGCTGGCGATCGGCGGCGCATTGCGGCCCGAAGCCTGCGGCGTGCCTTACTCCAAGTCGATCGTGCTCTACAAGTACAGCAAGGATGTCCAGGTCGACGGCCCGGCGCAGGTGAGCGCGATGATCGACCAGGACGCGGAAATCGCCAAGGAGTTCGCTCTCTGGGACCAGAAAGGCTCCCATCTCACCCGCGGCCGCATCATCATCGTTCCGATCGGGCGCTCGCTGTTGTACGTGCAGCCGGTCTACATCGAGTCCACCAGCAGCGTCAAGATTCCGGAGCTCGCCCGCGTCATTCTGTCGATGGGCGACATCGTGGTGATGGAGACCTCGCTGGAGGCCGCGCTGAACAAGCTGGAGCAGCGGCTCATTGCCCTGCAGAAGGCGCGTGGAATCGCACCGGTGCCGTCCAGGCGGGAGGAGCCGGGCATGCATCCCATGTGA